From a single Labrenzia sp. PHM005 genomic region:
- a CDS encoding NADH:ubiquinone oxidoreductase subunit NDUFA12: MKKLLLELFTWWNGYTMGTRFFTWRKGEFVGEDEFGNKYYKERDGKKRWVIYNGLAEASTIPPGWHGWMHHRVDTAPTDETYHAKSWQKPHHANRTGTQDAYRPQGSILTPEKRPDVTGDYEAWTPGQ; this comes from the coding sequence ATGAAAAAGCTTCTGCTTGAACTCTTCACCTGGTGGAACGGCTATACGATGGGCACGCGCTTCTTCACATGGCGGAAGGGCGAGTTTGTCGGCGAAGACGAATTCGGCAACAAGTACTATAAGGAACGTGACGGCAAGAAGCGTTGGGTTATTTATAATGGCCTCGCTGAAGCGTCGACTATCCCTCCGGGCTGGCATGGTTGGATGCATCACCGGGTCGACACGGCGCCGACGGACGAGACGTACCATGCCAAGAGCTGGCAGAAACCGCATCATGCCAATCGCACTGGTACGCAGGACGCCTACCGTCCGCAAGGGTCCATCTTGACCCCGGAAAAACGTCCGGATGTCACTGGCGACTATGAAGCCTGGACACCAGGCCAGTAA